Part of the Bacteroidota bacterium genome is shown below.
GACACGGAATAAATTTCAAAACCTTTGGCGTCTTTAAATTTTTTATCCTTGAATTTATTGTAAGCCGCCACCACATTCGGATTTTCATAGCGGCACGGACCACACCACGAAGCCCAGAAATCTACCAGCACAATTTTTCCTTTGAACGAAGAGAGAAAAATAAATTTTCCGTCAACGCCCGGAAGTTTCAGTTCGGGCGCTTTGTTGCCGATTTCCAAACCGACTACGGGTTCTGTTTTCTGTCCCGAAGGGATCCCTCCCGAAAAAGAAAAAAGAGTTGCTGTGGCGATTAAAATGAGAAGTGAAATTATTTTTTTCATATTGAAAAGTTTTTTGTTATTTACTTCCTTACAATTTCCGCGCCAATCTTATTGAGGCGCATGTCAATATTTTGATACCCTCTGTCAATCTGCTCAATATTATGAATTTTACTTTTCCCTTCAGCGCTCATGGCGGCAATTAATAATGCAACACCCGCTCTTATATCAGGAGAACTCATTTCAATTCCGCGAAGTGAATATTGGCGATTAATTCCAATCACGGTTGCGCGGTGCGGGTCGCATAAAATTATTTGCGCGCCCATGTCAATTAATTTATCTACAAAAAATAATCTGCTCTCAAACATTTTCTGGTGAATCAAAACTGTTCCCTTCGCCTGAGTTGCGGTAACTAAAATCACGCTGAGCAAATCGGGAGTTAAGCCGGGCCAGATTGCATCTGCGATTGTGAGAATAGAACCGTCAATGTAAGTTTCTATCTCATAATTTTTTTGCGAAGGAATAAAAATATCATCGCCTTTCAATTCCATTTGTATTCCAAGTCGTTTGAATGTATCGGGAATAATTCCGAGATGTTCGTAACCGACATTTTTAATGGTGATTTCACTCTGCGTCATTGCTGCAAGCCCTATGAAACTTCCCACTTCAATCATATCGGGAAGCAAGCGGTGCGTGCAGCCGCCCAACTTCTCCACTCCTTCAATCGTAAGAAGATTCGAACCGATGCCGGAAATTTTTGCGCCCATGCTCATCAGCATTTTA
Proteins encoded:
- a CDS encoding TlpA family protein disulfide reductase, with amino-acid sequence MKKIISLLILIATATLFSFSGGIPSGQKTEPVVGLEIGNKAPELKLPGVDGKFIFLSSFKGKIVLVDFWASWCGPCRYENPNVVAAYNKFKDKKFKDAKGFEIYSVSLDNQKEAWTKAIEKDGLVWPNHVSDLKWWNSDACKIYGINAIPTNFLIDANGIILAKALRGPALDAELEKYVK
- the murA gene encoding UDP-N-acetylglucosamine 1-carboxyvinyltransferase, with the protein product MSSFEVTGGKKLKGEITPQGAKNEALQILCAVLLTPEKITISNIPNIVDVNKLIDLLKSLGVKVEKKSEDTYEFKADNVNVDYLLSDEYKKKATALRGSIMILGPLLARFGKGYIPKPGGDKIGRRRLDTHFIGFQKLGARFDYDEKTNFFKVDASQLKGTYMLLDEASVTGTANIILAAALAKGKTIIYHAACEPYIQQLCKMLMSMGAKISGIGSNLLTIEGVEKLGGCTHRLLPDMIEVGSFIGLAAMTQSEITIKNVGYEHLGIIPDTFKRLGIQMELKGDDIFIPSQKNYEIETYIDGSILTIADAIWPGLTPDLLSVILVTATQAKGTVLIHQKMFESRLFFVDKLIDMGAQIILCDPHRATVIGINRQYSLRGIEMSSPDIRAGVALLIAAMSAEGKSKIHNIEQIDRGYQNIDMRLNKIGAEIVRK